A single region of the Candidatus Protochlamydia amoebophila UWE25 genome encodes:
- a CDS encoding SpoIID/LytB domain-containing protein — MVLMRFLLLALTVLPLTVQLQAGIWSDVVETFKGKNKSTAPTTRILITHDVERVNLEVKGKYSLFDPYTDSFISSRFIGKNRVVEALRDGLKWGESFPGLYQIKIRPDDTATRIIINNKEYKGSIYIYDIGGSISIVNQVPVEDYICQILSVYENNQIHPEALSALAIIARTNAYFQAVNPKNTYWAVDAQKVGYEGTAFVPAEVEDAVRLTRYMIMSRTGVYEGIATPFAAQINGQLFGAQAAKEIESAKISLEEANKMAENGSHAAQILAKAFPGTTIMLIEYAN, encoded by the coding sequence ATGGTATTAATGAGATTTCTTCTGCTTGCTTTAACGGTTTTACCGTTAACTGTTCAGTTACAAGCGGGAATTTGGAGTGATGTTGTCGAGACTTTTAAAGGGAAAAATAAATCTACTGCTCCCACAACACGCATCTTAATTACGCATGATGTGGAAAGGGTTAATTTAGAAGTCAAAGGGAAGTATAGTTTATTTGACCCCTACACAGATTCTTTTATTAGCTCTCGCTTTATTGGAAAAAATCGAGTGGTAGAAGCATTAAGAGATGGGCTAAAATGGGGGGAATCTTTTCCGGGTTTATATCAAATTAAAATTAGGCCAGACGATACCGCTACTCGCATAATCATTAACAATAAAGAATATAAAGGTTCGATCTACATCTATGATATTGGAGGGAGTATCAGTATTGTGAATCAAGTTCCAGTAGAAGATTATATTTGTCAGATTTTATCTGTTTATGAAAATAATCAAATCCATCCGGAAGCCTTATCTGCACTGGCGATTATAGCTCGGACTAATGCCTACTTTCAAGCAGTAAACCCTAAAAATACTTATTGGGCGGTGGACGCTCAAAAAGTAGGTTATGAGGGAACAGCTTTTGTGCCGGCTGAAGTGGAAGATGCTGTTCGTTTAACACGTTATATGATCATGAGCCGCACAGGCGTTTACGAAGGAATTGCTACCCCTTTTGCAGCTCAAATAAACGGACAGTTATTTGGCGCACAGGCAGCCAAAGAAATTGAATCAGCCAAAATTTCTTTAGAAGAAGCTAATAAAATGGCTGAAAATGGATCCCATGCTGCCCAGATTCTTGCCAAAGCATTTCCTGGTACCACGATTATGTTAATCGAATATGCCAACTAA
- a CDS encoding leucyl aminopeptidase, whose product MEFALTLHIEKRKKADVLVLPFWKGTSQPEAAIALHPLKLSLDSVFNTGDFKGKEGETLFLYVEGLVEMRVALLGLGEKNKVSTEALRKSYGCLAKACLGKKLKTLNILMPEFNKTEEDAFIKAITEGLLLPNYVYDRLKSKQEEDDEVTLLQKINFISSNKHVLALAEEVAAICDGVYYTRDLINGNADEITPQYLAKCAQGLSQEYPQIKTTVFDKKRLEKEQMGLLLAVNRGSNLDPTLIIMEYKGNPKSKDHTVIIGKGVTYDTGGLNIKPTGGIETMKCDMSGGAACFGTMLAACHLDLKVNLTAIIPATENSVDAASFKPGDVYRSYLGKTVEMTNSDAEGRLILADALAYASQNLKPSRLIDIATLTGAIEISLGSEASGLMSTDDQLAKSLIQAGENTHERLWRMPLYEGYQEKLKSDIADLKSWNGRSGSSCVAAMFLKNFVGKDIPWAHLDIAGTAYVTEPKKYMPKYASGVGVRLLVEFLKQLSMVKN is encoded by the coding sequence ATGGAATTTGCCTTAACTTTACACATTGAAAAAAGAAAAAAAGCTGATGTTTTAGTACTTCCTTTTTGGAAAGGCACATCTCAGCCAGAAGCAGCGATTGCTTTGCATCCTTTAAAATTATCATTAGATTCTGTGTTTAACACAGGAGATTTTAAGGGAAAGGAAGGGGAGACCTTATTTTTATATGTAGAAGGATTAGTAGAAATGCGAGTGGCTTTGCTCGGTCTTGGTGAGAAAAATAAAGTATCAACCGAAGCTTTAAGAAAAAGCTATGGGTGTCTAGCAAAAGCTTGTTTGGGAAAGAAGTTAAAAACGCTTAATATTTTAATGCCTGAGTTTAATAAAACAGAAGAGGATGCATTTATTAAAGCAATAACAGAAGGTCTTTTATTACCTAACTACGTTTACGATCGACTGAAAAGTAAGCAAGAAGAGGATGATGAAGTGACTTTATTACAGAAAATTAACTTTATCAGTTCGAATAAACACGTTTTAGCTCTTGCTGAAGAAGTTGCTGCAATTTGTGATGGTGTTTATTATACGAGAGATTTAATCAATGGGAATGCGGATGAAATTACTCCTCAATACTTGGCCAAATGTGCCCAGGGTTTATCCCAAGAGTATCCCCAAATTAAGACCACCGTGTTTGATAAGAAACGATTGGAAAAAGAGCAAATGGGCCTTCTCCTTGCTGTTAATCGGGGATCAAATTTAGATCCAACTTTGATTATTATGGAGTATAAAGGAAATCCTAAATCAAAAGATCATACCGTAATTATTGGAAAAGGAGTTACTTATGATACTGGTGGGCTTAATATTAAGCCAACGGGAGGAATAGAAACCATGAAATGCGATATGTCGGGCGGTGCTGCTTGTTTTGGGACTATGCTAGCTGCCTGTCATTTAGATTTAAAGGTGAATTTAACAGCCATTATTCCAGCAACAGAAAATAGCGTGGATGCTGCGAGTTTTAAACCTGGTGATGTTTATCGAAGCTATTTAGGTAAAACTGTTGAAATGACCAATTCAGATGCGGAAGGACGTTTAATATTAGCTGACGCCTTAGCTTATGCGAGCCAAAATTTGAAGCCTTCTCGTTTAATTGATATCGCTACATTAACAGGTGCTATTGAAATTTCGCTAGGTTCAGAAGCTTCGGGATTGATGAGTACAGATGACCAGTTAGCGAAAAGTTTGATTCAGGCAGGAGAAAATACACATGAGCGTCTCTGGCGTATGCCTCTTTATGAAGGATATCAAGAAAAACTTAAATCAGATATTGCCGATCTTAAAAGTTGGAATGGCCGTTCAGGAAGTTCCTGCGTAGCAGCAATGTTTCTCAAAAATTTTGTTGGAAAAGATATTCCTTGGGCACACTTGGATATTGCAGGAACAGCTTATGTGACAGAACCTAAAAAATACATGCCGAAATATGCATCTGGAGTTGGTGTGAGATTACTTGTGGAGTTTTTAAAGCAGCTTTCAATGGTAAAAAATTAA
- the holA gene encoding DNA polymerase III subunit delta, whose translation MKYDNSRAFEKHLEGAAPHHFSRLYFILSKDPVEQQEAVEHTLHALHPSPNVLEESIEIIDGTQTTLDMLFSELYSHNLFADKRLFWIQNADKLKKNLIEALEKYFPQIPSSQYLILSAPSWNKQTSFYKAAEKEGIILELTEPKPWEKEKKLIEWASKQLSAKRKIIPYQVCQLLVKQTGLDSSLLIQEIEKLLCYIGDRNEITQQDIIKICNYQPSDTIWQLGEALFKRDGLAAILIAQSLLTEGQSLLPLLRQIRSQFQTQFHICVMLANGKAAQEISHEFPYLKGNLLDRTIQQAQRYGLDSLRQGILFIDNTEMRVKNSHADEKLLMELLMIQLTRTI comes from the coding sequence GTGAAATACGATAATAGCCGTGCTTTTGAAAAACATTTAGAAGGAGCGGCTCCCCACCATTTTAGTCGGCTATACTTTATTTTAAGCAAAGATCCTGTTGAGCAGCAGGAAGCCGTTGAACATACTCTTCATGCCTTACACCCCTCTCCAAATGTTTTAGAAGAATCAATTGAGATAATAGATGGAACGCAAACTACGTTAGATATGTTGTTTTCAGAGCTCTACTCGCATAATTTATTTGCAGATAAACGCCTTTTTTGGATTCAAAACGCAGATAAGTTAAAGAAAAATCTTATTGAGGCTTTAGAAAAATATTTTCCCCAAATTCCTTCCTCACAATATTTAATTTTGAGTGCTCCTAGCTGGAATAAGCAAACTAGTTTTTATAAGGCTGCGGAAAAAGAAGGGATTATTTTAGAATTAACGGAACCAAAACCCTGGGAAAAAGAGAAGAAATTAATCGAATGGGCGTCTAAACAATTATCAGCTAAACGAAAAATTATCCCTTATCAGGTCTGCCAGCTTTTGGTTAAACAAACAGGCTTAGATTCCTCTCTCCTCATACAAGAAATAGAAAAATTGCTTTGCTATATTGGAGATCGAAATGAAATTACTCAGCAAGATATCATTAAAATTTGCAATTATCAACCTTCCGATACTATTTGGCAGTTAGGAGAAGCTCTTTTTAAACGGGATGGTTTGGCAGCGATTTTGATTGCACAATCGCTTTTGACAGAGGGACAATCACTTTTACCTTTACTTCGACAAATTCGCTCTCAGTTTCAAACGCAATTTCATATTTGCGTTATGTTAGCTAATGGGAAAGCTGCCCAGGAAATCTCTCACGAATTTCCTTATTTAAAAGGAAATCTTTTAGATCGAACCATTCAGCAAGCCCAAAGATATGGATTGGATTCACTGAGACAAGGAATTTTATTTATTGATAATACCGAAATGCGTGTAAAAAATTCGCATGCTGATGAAAAATTATTGATGGAACTATTAATGATTCAATTAACCCGCACAATTTAG
- the ruvB gene encoding Holliday junction branch migration DNA helicase RuvB: MNKNFIESNLNKQELSFEVPLRPQCLTDFVGQDSIRDRLEVHIGAARQRGEVLGHCLFSGPPGLGKTTLASILSKAMESNLVLTSGPVIEKAGDLAGILTSLKTGDVLFIDEIHRLNRSVEEYLYQAMEDFALDLMIDSGPNARSIQVKLNQFTLAGATTRLGLLSEPLRSRFAFTCRLEYYDPMILQKILLRTSRILNVKIDSEAALEIAKRSRGTPRVANHLLRWVRDFAQIKANNYIDLSVANRALTMLSIDEKGLDEMDKKMLQTMIDHYSGGPVGINAIAASIGEEPSTVEEVYEPYLILQGLLKRTPRGREVTSLGYQHIVGSSQR; this comes from the coding sequence ATGAATAAAAATTTTATTGAATCTAACCTAAATAAGCAAGAGCTCTCTTTTGAAGTTCCTTTACGCCCTCAGTGTTTAACTGACTTTGTCGGTCAAGATTCAATTCGTGATCGATTAGAGGTTCATATTGGAGCCGCTAGGCAACGAGGAGAGGTTCTAGGGCATTGTTTATTTAGCGGTCCTCCTGGGCTTGGTAAAACGACTCTTGCTTCTATTCTTTCTAAAGCAATGGAATCAAATTTAGTTTTAACTTCTGGGCCTGTTATTGAGAAGGCAGGAGATTTAGCCGGTATTCTAACCAGTCTAAAAACTGGGGATGTATTATTTATTGATGAAATCCATCGTTTAAATCGGTCCGTTGAAGAATATTTATATCAGGCAATGGAAGATTTTGCGTTAGATTTAATGATTGATAGTGGTCCCAATGCACGCAGTATTCAGGTAAAACTTAACCAATTTACCTTAGCAGGCGCTACAACTCGTTTAGGATTGCTTTCAGAACCTCTTCGTTCCCGATTTGCTTTTACATGTCGTCTTGAATATTATGATCCCATGATTTTACAAAAAATTTTGTTGAGAACAAGCCGAATTTTAAATGTCAAAATTGATTCGGAAGCTGCTTTGGAAATTGCCAAAAGATCTCGAGGAACTCCTCGGGTGGCTAATCATCTGCTTCGCTGGGTTCGTGATTTTGCTCAAATAAAAGCTAACAACTACATTGATCTTTCTGTTGCCAATCGAGCTTTGACCATGCTTTCCATTGATGAAAAGGGACTGGATGAAATGGATAAAAAAATGTTACAGACAATGATCGATCATTACAGTGGAGGGCCTGTAGGAATTAACGCTATCGCCGCATCAATTGGGGAAGAGCCTTCAACTGTTGAAGAAGTTTATGAACCTTATTTAATTTTGCAAGGGTTGTTAAAACGAACTCCCAGAGGACGAGAAGTGACTTCCTTAGGCTATCAACATATCGTAGGATCTTCACAAAGATAA
- a CDS encoding glycogen debranching protein, translated as MNIQITPGSPFPFGANIQEGKVNFALYAKNIEKISLCLFNENDPLNPFKEIELEPSLNKTGNVWHIAIESLPPYTLYAFRVPVENSNYLLIDPYAKSIYSSPDWGNAKPYSPLGRIIPLTTFDWEGIPSPKLPSKDLIIYEMHIRGLTQDQSSQVSHPGTYLGVIEKIPYLKELGINAVELMPIYEFNESEALQINPKTQQKLVNYFGYSTVNFFSPMNRYASEIQENKTLVEFKTMVKELHRHGIEVILDVVYNHTFEGNQMGPIQSFRGLDKHAYYMIDEQGNYLNFSGCGNTFNANHPIVKEFIIQSLRYWVTEMRVDGFRFDLASILCRSENGTPLNPSPLIEAISHDPILSQTKLIAEAWDAGGLYQVGGFYPGQRWAEWNGHYRDIVRRFIKGTSGHKTAFATALSGSQDLYGWRGTPCCSINFITAHDGFSLADLVTYNDKHNLDNGEENRDGFDHNDSWNCGIEGHSNNKKIVALRERQIRNFLLALLVSQGIPMILMGDEYAHTRDGNNNTWCQDNKLNWFLWDKLLEKQSVFRFFKSLITFRKNYPLLKRDTFLEETDVTWHGQVPFNPDWENDNKFIAFSLNIPHEGPDLYVAFNASHVVLTVTIPPARQGMHWVWLVNTHNVAPGDFFEESCRKRVNSNTLKIPSYTSIALKAEVDRS; from the coding sequence ATGAATATACAAATAACACCTGGATCCCCCTTTCCTTTTGGTGCAAATATACAAGAAGGAAAGGTTAATTTTGCTCTTTATGCTAAAAATATTGAGAAAATTTCTCTCTGTTTATTCAACGAAAATGATCCTTTAAATCCTTTTAAAGAAATAGAATTGGAGCCTTCATTAAATAAAACAGGAAACGTTTGGCATATAGCAATTGAATCGCTTCCTCCTTACACATTGTATGCTTTTAGAGTACCTGTAGAAAACTCAAATTATTTATTAATAGACCCTTACGCAAAATCTATTTATAGCTCTCCTGATTGGGGAAATGCGAAACCGTACTCCCCTCTTGGTAGAATTATTCCGTTAACAACTTTTGATTGGGAAGGCATACCATCTCCTAAACTTCCTTCAAAAGATTTAATTATTTATGAAATGCATATACGGGGGCTAACACAGGATCAGTCGAGTCAAGTCTCCCACCCAGGAACTTATTTGGGAGTGATTGAGAAAATCCCTTATCTTAAAGAGTTAGGAATAAATGCTGTTGAATTAATGCCTATTTACGAATTTAACGAATCAGAAGCCTTACAAATTAATCCAAAAACTCAGCAAAAATTAGTGAATTACTTTGGATATTCTACAGTAAATTTTTTTTCTCCGATGAATAGGTATGCAAGTGAAATCCAAGAAAACAAAACGTTAGTTGAATTTAAAACAATGGTTAAAGAACTTCACCGTCATGGAATTGAAGTCATTTTAGATGTAGTTTATAACCATACATTTGAAGGAAATCAAATGGGACCCATCCAATCCTTTCGAGGGTTAGATAAACATGCTTATTATATGATCGATGAACAAGGAAATTATTTAAACTTTTCAGGTTGTGGAAATACTTTTAATGCCAATCATCCGATCGTCAAAGAATTTATTATCCAATCGCTTCGCTACTGGGTGACAGAAATGCGAGTGGATGGATTTCGTTTTGATTTAGCTTCCATCTTATGCCGGTCTGAAAATGGCACGCCACTCAATCCATCCCCACTCATCGAAGCAATTTCACACGATCCCATTTTATCACAAACCAAATTGATCGCTGAAGCCTGGGACGCAGGTGGCTTATACCAAGTCGGTGGATTTTATCCCGGCCAACGTTGGGCAGAGTGGAACGGTCATTATCGAGATATCGTGAGGCGTTTTATTAAAGGAACTTCAGGCCATAAAACAGCTTTTGCGACAGCATTAAGCGGATCACAAGATCTTTATGGTTGGCGAGGAACTCCTTGTTGTAGCATTAATTTCATCACAGCTCATGATGGATTTAGCCTGGCAGATTTAGTAACATACAATGACAAGCACAATTTAGATAATGGCGAAGAGAATAGAGACGGATTTGATCACAATGATAGCTGGAACTGTGGAATAGAGGGGCATTCTAATAATAAAAAAATTGTCGCTTTACGAGAAAGACAAATTCGTAATTTCTTATTAGCCTTATTGGTTTCGCAAGGAATCCCCATGATATTAATGGGTGATGAATACGCGCATACAAGAGATGGAAATAATAACACCTGGTGTCAAGACAATAAATTGAATTGGTTTTTATGGGATAAACTTCTGGAGAAACAAAGTGTTTTCCGATTTTTTAAATCATTAATCACGTTTAGAAAAAATTATCCTCTCCTTAAACGTGATACATTTTTAGAAGAAACGGATGTCACTTGGCATGGGCAAGTGCCTTTCAACCCCGATTGGGAAAATGACAATAAATTCATTGCTTTTTCACTTAATATTCCACATGAAGGCCCTGATCTCTATGTTGCTTTCAATGCCTCTCACGTTGTTTTAACAGTTACTATTCCTCCTGCAAGGCAAGGAATGCATTGGGTTTGGTTAGTCAATACCCATAACGTGGCTCCAGGAGATTTTTTTGAAGAAAGTTGTCGTAAACGTGTCAATTCAAACACACTTAAAATTCCTTCATACACTTCTATTGCGCTAAAAGCAGAAGTAGATAGGTCGTAA
- the asd gene encoding aspartate-semialdehyde dehydrogenase, translating into MMSGDFFFRNKIPVAILGATGCVGQKFVQLLSKHPWFEIFALCASEKSAGKTYQEAVHWTLPTPIPDEVKQMQVLTCETSLDCQLVFSALDSSIAGFIETRFAEAGHLVISNSRNHRMEANVPLVIGEVNPEHLELAKSQPFQRGMIITNPNCSVIGMVMALKPLMPLGIDAVHVVTMQAISGAGYPGVASLDINDNIIPFIKGEEGKLESEPLKILGDLQGTTLQPASIKISAQCNRVPIIDGHVACLSIKLNGSASPETIIQAWREFSGEPQKFQLPSAPLHPIYYFDDPFYPQPRFHRLLDKEMAVSIGRLRPCSLMDYKFTLLSHNMTRGAAGSALLNAELLVKKGWVYWS; encoded by the coding sequence ATGATGAGCGGAGATTTCTTCTTTCGTAACAAAATTCCTGTTGCGATTTTAGGGGCCACAGGTTGTGTAGGGCAAAAGTTCGTGCAACTTTTAAGCAAACATCCGTGGTTTGAAATTTTTGCTCTATGTGCTTCTGAAAAATCAGCTGGGAAAACTTATCAAGAAGCTGTTCATTGGACTTTGCCTACTCCAATTCCAGACGAAGTCAAACAAATGCAGGTGCTTACTTGCGAAACTTCTTTAGATTGTCAGCTAGTTTTTTCTGCTCTAGACTCATCGATTGCCGGATTTATTGAAACCCGCTTTGCTGAAGCTGGCCATCTTGTCATTTCTAATTCTCGCAATCATCGAATGGAAGCGAATGTGCCTCTAGTGATTGGAGAAGTCAACCCAGAGCATCTAGAGCTAGCCAAATCCCAACCTTTTCAACGAGGCATGATCATTACCAACCCTAATTGCTCCGTTATTGGAATGGTTATGGCTTTAAAACCTTTGATGCCTTTGGGGATAGACGCTGTTCATGTTGTCACCATGCAAGCAATTTCTGGGGCTGGATATCCTGGTGTGGCAAGTTTGGATATCAATGATAATATTATTCCTTTTATTAAGGGGGAGGAAGGCAAGCTTGAAAGCGAACCTTTAAAAATTTTAGGGGATTTACAGGGCACTACTCTCCAGCCTGCTTCGATTAAAATTAGTGCTCAATGTAATCGTGTACCTATCATAGATGGGCATGTTGCATGCTTATCTATCAAATTAAATGGCTCTGCATCTCCTGAAACTATCATTCAAGCGTGGCGTGAATTTTCTGGTGAGCCACAAAAATTTCAGTTGCCTTCAGCTCCCTTACATCCCATTTATTATTTTGATGATCCTTTTTATCCTCAACCCAGATTTCATCGACTTTTAGATAAAGAAATGGCTGTTTCTATTGGTCGTTTACGTCCTTGTTCTCTAATGGATTATAAATTTACTCTGCTTTCTCACAATATGACTCGAGGAGCAGCAGGATCGGCTCTACTCAATGCCGAGCTTCTTGTTAAAAAAGGCTGGGTTTACTGGTCTTAA
- a CDS encoding CesT family type III secretion system chaperone — translation MSFENAKENLKEFGKELGLEGLEFDENNTCILGIDDEFSLHLTYEPNSKRLYLYSPLLDGLPRDEKTKLRLYERLLEGSMLGGQMAGGGVGVAVKEELILMHCTLDMEHAVSSALRAFAPLYVETVEKWRKICSEVSEGRDEGANASKSLPPQITGGGKQGQGFIKI, via the coding sequence ATGTCGTTTGAAAATGCAAAAGAAAATCTTAAAGAATTCGGGAAAGAACTTGGCTTAGAGGGATTAGAATTTGATGAAAATAATACGTGTATTTTGGGAATCGATGATGAGTTTTCGCTACACTTAACTTATGAGCCAAATTCTAAACGTCTATACCTTTACTCCCCTCTTCTTGATGGTCTCCCAAGAGATGAAAAAACGAAATTAAGGCTATATGAGCGTTTATTAGAAGGTTCTATGCTAGGTGGTCAAATGGCTGGTGGTGGAGTTGGAGTAGCAGTAAAAGAAGAACTCATTCTTATGCACTGCACATTGGATATGGAACATGCAGTTTCTTCTGCATTAAGAGCTTTTGCTCCCCTTTATGTTGAAACAGTCGAAAAATGGCGCAAAATTTGTAGCGAAGTTTCTGAAGGTCGTGATGAGGGTGCAAATGCTTCCAAATCCCTCCCTCCACAAATTACAGGTGGCGGAAAACAAGGTCAAGGATTTATCAAGATTTAA
- the hemW gene encoding radical SAM family heme chaperone HemW, whose product MLTIGNPTSSEISLYFHIPFCTKKCNYCHFYVLPDQEPLKNQLLIALKLEWKRMLPLLINKCIISIYFGGGTPSLFSPDRIQAVLETIHQDLPFDYSTTEITLEVNPENGYFSLMRAYAQAGINRVSIGIQTLDQELLHLLGRLHSPSLAKRSVLETYEAGITNLSIDLMYDLPRQSLKHWEMTLQEIGTLPLSHLSLYNLTIEPFTVFFKKQNFVRPLLPDEETSLAMYNAAIEHLTSFGLEQYEISAFAKPGFYSKHNTGYWLARPFIGFGPSAFSYWEGKRFRNVANLKKYHQSLTLNQSPIDFNEQLDPIAHLKELFVIQIRLCQGISIADFEQRHGKLSQETLETIEQFILDGFLTQSNQILSLTKKGVLFYDTVASELI is encoded by the coding sequence ATGCTAACGATTGGTAACCCCACTTCATCGGAAATCAGTCTTTATTTTCATATCCCTTTTTGTACAAAAAAGTGTAATTACTGCCACTTTTATGTCCTTCCTGATCAAGAGCCTTTAAAAAATCAATTACTGATTGCTTTAAAATTAGAGTGGAAGCGTATGCTTCCTCTCTTAATAAATAAATGTATTATCTCTATTTATTTTGGTGGGGGAACTCCTTCCTTATTCAGCCCAGATCGCATTCAGGCTGTACTAGAAACGATACATCAAGATCTCCCCTTTGACTACTCAACAACTGAAATTACTTTGGAGGTAAATCCTGAAAATGGTTATTTCTCCCTTATGCGAGCTTACGCTCAGGCGGGAATTAATCGAGTCAGCATCGGCATTCAAACTCTAGATCAAGAACTTCTTCATCTATTAGGCCGCTTGCATAGTCCTTCCTTAGCAAAACGATCCGTTTTAGAAACATATGAAGCAGGCATCACCAATCTTTCTATCGACCTCATGTACGATTTACCGCGTCAGTCCCTCAAACATTGGGAAATGACTTTACAAGAGATTGGTACCCTTCCTCTATCTCATCTTTCTTTATACAATCTCACAATCGAACCTTTTACAGTCTTTTTTAAAAAACAAAATTTTGTACGTCCCCTATTACCCGATGAAGAGACCAGTTTAGCCATGTATAATGCTGCCATCGAGCACTTAACTAGTTTTGGATTAGAACAATATGAAATCTCCGCTTTTGCAAAGCCAGGATTCTATTCTAAACACAATACAGGCTACTGGTTAGCACGCCCCTTCATAGGATTTGGTCCCTCTGCATTTAGTTATTGGGAAGGAAAACGTTTTCGCAATGTCGCTAACTTAAAAAAATATCATCAATCATTAACTCTTAATCAATCCCCGATTGATTTTAATGAGCAATTAGATCCCATTGCCCATTTAAAGGAATTGTTTGTCATTCAAATTCGGCTCTGCCAAGGAATTTCTATCGCAGATTTCGAGCAAAGGCACGGGAAACTATCACAAGAAACGTTAGAAACAATAGAACAATTCATTTTGGATGGTTTTCTCACCCAATCGAATCAAATTTTAAGCTTAACAAAAAAAGGTGTTCTTTTTTATGACACAGTGGCTTCTGAATTGATTTAG
- a CDS encoding single-stranded DNA-binding protein produces MFIVNIAGRLGKDPEARFTPSGQKVTAFTIATNHRKGKEDITIWVRVTVWGDRLDKIISYLKKGSAVIVVGKMNPPSSYTDKEGRTQISLEVTADMIEFSPFGNPDRAEQGNVATQGSEQMPYDQNAYNRPQPNYGSYSATGQGHSQHTTIDDDALPF; encoded by the coding sequence ATGTTTATTGTAAATATTGCCGGTCGTTTAGGTAAAGATCCTGAAGCACGTTTTACGCCCAGTGGACAAAAAGTGACTGCTTTTACCATTGCAACCAATCATAGAAAGGGAAAAGAGGACATTACTATCTGGGTGCGTGTTACTGTTTGGGGGGATCGTTTAGATAAAATCATTTCTTATTTGAAAAAAGGAAGTGCTGTTATTGTTGTTGGTAAAATGAATCCTCCTTCTAGCTATACAGATAAAGAAGGGCGCACACAAATTAGCTTAGAAGTGACAGCTGATATGATTGAGTTTAGTCCTTTTGGAAATCCTGATCGTGCTGAACAAGGTAATGTTGCTACGCAAGGCTCTGAGCAAATGCCTTATGATCAAAACGCTTATAATCGCCCACAACCTAATTATGGATCTTACTCAGCTACAGGGCAAGGGCATAGTCAACACACGACTATTGATGATGATGCTTTACCTTTTTAA
- a CDS encoding SAM-dependent methyltransferase: protein MSDKPALLLLPNLLGDHRHAEVFLPASVSKAVQSIDGLIAESETEGRRYLKRFATKKPAVEIPIALFNEHTPDEHIDFFLEPILKGERWGLVSDAGLPCIADPGSKLVHRARQQGIHIQTFVGPSSLLMALMLSGLPGQKFFFHGYLDKEPTNRQIQLKNLVHRAQQDQATQIFMEAPYRNAHTLESTLKSLPDQAWLCIAWDLTMPTQGVICQTIESWKKSTLPNLEKKPAIFLVHV, encoded by the coding sequence ATGAGTGATAAACCTGCTTTACTTCTATTACCTAACCTTTTAGGTGATCATCGTCATGCTGAAGTTTTTTTACCAGCTAGTGTTTCGAAAGCCGTTCAATCCATTGATGGCTTAATTGCTGAAAGCGAAACAGAGGGAAGACGTTATTTAAAACGATTTGCAACCAAAAAACCAGCAGTTGAAATTCCGATTGCTTTGTTTAATGAACATACTCCCGATGAACATATAGACTTTTTTTTAGAACCAATTTTAAAAGGGGAACGATGGGGATTAGTTTCTGATGCAGGACTTCCTTGTATTGCAGATCCTGGTTCAAAATTGGTGCATCGTGCCCGCCAACAAGGAATACACATTCAAACTTTTGTAGGGCCTTCTTCTTTATTAATGGCGCTTATGCTATCTGGGTTACCAGGTCAAAAGTTTTTCTTTCATGGTTACTTAGACAAAGAACCTACTAACAGGCAAATTCAGTTAAAAAACCTTGTTCACAGAGCACAACAAGATCAGGCAACTCAGATTTTTATGGAAGCCCCTTATCGAAATGCCCACACACTAGAATCGACTTTAAAATCCTTGCCTGATCAGGCTTGGTTATGTATTGCCTGGGATTTAACTATGCCTACACAAGGAGTCATTTGCCAAACGATTGAAAGTTGGAAAAAAAGCACTCTTCCTAATCTAGAAAAAAAACCAGCAATTTTTCTTGTGCATGTTTAA